From the genome of Bombus huntii isolate Logan2020A chromosome 14, iyBomHunt1.1, whole genome shotgun sequence, one region includes:
- the LOC126873578 gene encoding 60S ribosomal protein L34-like translates to MVQRLTYRRRLSYNTKSNRRRVVRTPGGKLVYQYLKKPKKIPRCGQCKDKLRGIQPARPMERSRMCRRKKTVKRVYGGVLCHKCVKERIVRAFLIEEQKIVIKVMKTHAFAKLKKAEK, encoded by the exons ATGGTACAGCGACTAACCTACCGACGTCGATTGTCATACAATACAAAGAGTAACAGGAGACGCGT tGTGCGTACTCCTGGAGGAAAATTAGTATATCAATATCTTAAGAAACCCAAGAAGATACCAAGATGCGGTCAATGCAAAGACAAATTGAGGGGTATTCAACCAGCCAGACCTATGGAAAGGTCACGAATGTGCAGACGAAAAAAGACTGTCAAACGTGTATATGGTGGCGTTCTTTGTCACAAATGCGTCAAAGAAAG AATCGTTCGTGCTTTCCTCATTGAAGAACAGAAGATTGTCATAAAGGTGATGAAAACACATGCGTTTGCAAAATTGAAGAAagcagaaaaataa
- the LOC126873553 gene encoding protein APCDD1-like, with protein MQPLITVPFLCLFIGFDYTVSLESETEDDNCEMMMKRIDSDDKAAVTDNTPSRLHSTWISHECEIRAGPKYIIRKYNFFKNDSFLLLQYHYDEESCSIATYTVVARGSVKILSPSIAIPGATETSVQLDSVYLIPLNRQVAHKFGRIMNASCGGTETKWRPYLAQLIYERSMNFSSPTDLNMYDLNYNSLQSRLLRPKKQHTTNCLESFEIDFSELNVLRVEIKRPNIVTKSEAIGKSKMRERIELLLGGVARNARSQKTQQKPKRLQSTSLLRADTATDCPICGSVYRATEYSPPLFHQAPPLPAVIGGLWLSVRCESIDGGFWSKRFFRIYSDNSRWFARWNYYGDSACSNSLYSINAAGTYVQRAVRQRRDVKNSNVKTLNTEDLERIQKNLKLNVYRHLFQDTEELNILESKRRQKMKIQKQESTVDAFQIQKDNTLPSGTTELELRILESLLIPLSNMVSTSCEGTTKELKRIRNEAGIWSKNCMFRTGFEAPATLKFKARIGLDWRGDYTLLLASWKDDLWEAPLRQCSELPSRNHFRESRPLPLFRKGNRYNRFSRYTRNWFLSSFAMCLSTSSLLIHSTVLLLLYRLHFVY; from the exons ATGCAACCGTTGATCACTGTTCCTTTTTTATGCCTGTTTATAG GGTTCGATTATACAGTTTCTCTAGAATCCGAGACGGAGGATGATAATTGCGAAATGATGATGAAAAGAATTGATTCTGATGACAAAGCAGCTGTTACCGATAATACACCATCTAGACTGCATTCGACGTGGATATCCCACGa GTGTGAAATACGAGCTGGTCCAAAATATATCATAAGgaagtataatttttttaagaaCGACTCGTTTCTTCTATTACAATATCATTACGACGAAGAGTCATGCAGCATCGCAACGTATACTGTCGTAGCACGCGGTTCCGTTAAGATTTTATCCCCATCTATCGCAATTCCTGGTGCTACGGAAACTAGCGTACAATTGGATTCGGTTTACTTGATACCACTTAATAGACAG gTTGCTCATAAATTTGGACGTATCATGAACGCAAGTTGCGGCGGCACCGAAACAAAGTGGCGTCCTTATCTAGCGCAACTCATTTACGAACGATCCATGAATTTTTCATCACCCACAGACTTAAATATGTACGATTTGAATTATAATTCTCTTCAAAGTCGTCTATTACGGCCGAAAAAACAGCATACGACGAATTGTTTGGAATCGTTCGAAATCGATTTCTCGGAATTAAATGTACTCCgagttgaaataaaaagacCTAATATCGTTACGAAGAGCGAAGCGATCGGTAAAAGTAAGATGCGTGAAAGGATCGAACTATTACTTGGTGGAGTTGCTCGAAATGCCCGTTCTCAGAAAACACAACAAAAGCCGAAACGTTTGCAATCTACATCCTTGCTACGCGCCGATACG GCTACTGACTGTCCGATTTGTGGAAGTGTATATCGCGCAACGGAGTACAGTCCACCTTTATTTCATCAAGCACCACCACTTCCAGCAGTGATCGGCGGTCTTTGGTTAAGTGTTAGATGTGAAAGCATCGATGGAGGATTTTGGTCTAAGAGATTCTTTCGGATTTATTCCGATAATAGCAGGTGGTTCGCGCGTTGGAATTATTATGGTGATTCCGCATGTTCCAATTCGTTGTATTCGATTAACGCGGCAGGAACTTATGTTCAACGTGCTGTTCGACAAAGACGAGATGTTAAAAACTCAAACGTAAAGACACTCAATACGGAAGATTTGGAAAGAATTCAGAAAAATCTAAAGTTGAACGTTTATCGTCATTTATTTCAAGATACAGAAGAATTGAACATATTGGAATCAAAACGAAGGCAAAAGATGAAGATTCAGAAACAGGAATCCACCGTTGATGCTTTTCAGATCCAGAAAGATAACACCTTACCTTCTGGAACGACTGAATTAGAATTACGAATTCTCGAAAGTTTATTAATACCTCTTAGCAATATGGTATCGACCAGTTGCGAAGGAACTACGAAAGAACTTAAACGTATAAGAAACGAAGCGGGTATATGGTCAAAAAATTGCATGTTCCGAACGGGTTTCGAAGCTCCTGcaactttgaaatttaaagCAAGAATTGGTCTCGATTGGAGAGGGGATTACACTCTGCTTTTAGCATCATGGAAGGATGATCTTTGGGAAGCTCCTCTTCGTCAGTGTTCCGAACTACCTTCGCGAAATCATTTTCGAGAATCCAGGCCCTTGCCTCTTTTTCGAAAAGGAAATAGGTACAACCGATTCAGCCGATACACGAGGAACTGGTTTCTTTCTTCATTTGCTATGTGTCTTTCAACAAGTTCCTTGCTCATACACTCCACAGTTTTACTTCTTTTATATCGATTACATTTCGTTTACTGa
- the LOC126873552 gene encoding nucleolar protein 11: MAKLFSYYTLCPLIDQQNLLGVERDSDSGCAIVTLGRNIVIRYKLQDLKQLSSWTSKDRLTTQVIYDEITCQYAAVFNEKKIRLWTAEETDLNSIKGYKFQSPLHTIVTCEDCPPVLVRKDGASASLETAIQNRKSWSKEGLLNVNEKILDCYLIRTGDKISLCMLTEIEGTYNCVIVKLNNDTYSEETNCVKRLELKRRSEELVGHAVLQAKNKACLLTLWSHGRLYSHPLMETNNEAALSTLIGIINNINTKHPVVMTSLNEATVAVYGADVSEEGAVLMIYNVQFKLIQAAQKLKLYTKDAKLWKIEDKLLLAANKHLAIAPYHLAPQKIATLLGSSLNFRNDDENTDNNEIVVIQESTVAQWEKNGSTIIKQPMQKLSKKLSKQISSYIHEGLSDAAIQEILIPELIESKNVEAIIWCLNNLKDLPEKLLIDLLIFSLRNPDETFLPLQNGTTDDFSTVRNPHSRNDFLDKIFSLTYSDISLSSYLRSGLNFDEILRLLQYLIQKLDTQDFCHDVIQQPTDKQLYEWSSLLLESHYQHYVLSRDPEVSMLLNKLSYILDDHLQVFKDMENMRPILKRTISGKSSKSLQKNRNKFYTIEEIKLY, translated from the exons ATGGCAAAACTTTTTTCGTATTATACGCTATGTCCGCTTATCGATCAACAAAATTTGTTAGGTGTTGAAAGAGATTCGGATAGCGGGTGTGCAATCGTAACATTAGGGAGAAATATTGTAATTCGGTATAag CTACAGGATTTAAAACAATTGAGTAGTTGGACCAGTAAAGATCGACTAACGACGCAAGTTATTTATGATGAAATAACATGTCAGTATGCTGCGgtatttaatgaaaaaaaaatacgtcTTTGGACTGCCGAAGAAACAGATTTAAATAGCATCAAAGGCTATAAGTTTCAGTCTCCTTTGCATACCATTGTTACATGTGAAGACTGTCCACCTGTATTGGTACGCAAGGACGGAGCTAGTGCTTCGCTAGAAACAGCTATACAAAACAGAAAATCTTGGTCCAAAGAAGGATTATTAAAcgtcaatgaaaaaattttaGATTGTTATTTGATCCGTACTGGTGACAAAATAAGTTTGTGTATGTTAACTGAAATTGAAGGAACTTATAACTGTGTTATAGTTAAACTTAACAATGATACCTATTCTGAAGAAACAAATTGTGTCAAAAGATTGGAGTTGAAGCGAAGATCGGAAGAGTTAGTTGGTCATGCTGTATTGCAAGCTAAAAACAAAGCTTGTCTTCTAACATTGT GGTCGCATGGTAGATTGTATAGTCATCCTTTAATGGAAACAAACAACGAAGCTGCTTTAAGTACATTAATTGGTATTATCAATAACATTAATACCAAACATCCAGTAGTTATGACATCTCTAAATGAGGCAACTGTGGCAGTTTATGGGGCTGATGTTTCTGAAGAGGGGGCTGTGTTAATGATTTATAATGTACAATTTAAACTGATACAAGCTGctcaaaaattaaaattgtatacaaAAGATGCAAAGCTGTGGAAAATCGAGGACAAGTTGTTGCTTGCTGCTAATAAACATTTAGCGATTGCTCCTTATCATCTTGCTCCTCAAAAAATAGCAACTTTGCTTGGATCATCTTTGAATTTCAGAAACGATGATGAGAATACAGATAATAATGAGATTGTTGTAATACAAGAATCAACAGTAGCACAATGGGAAAAGAACGGATCAACTATTATTAAACAACCAATGCAAAAGCTTTCAAAAAAGCTTTCTAAACAAATATCGTCTTATATACACGAAGGATTGAGCGATGCCGCGATACAAGAAATATTGATTCCGGAGTTAATCGAGTCGAAAAATGTTGAAGCAATTATATGGTgtttgaataatttgaaaGATTTACCAGAAAAGTTACTAATCGACCTCTTAATATTTTCGTTAAGAAATCCTGATGAAACGTTTTTACCTTTACAAAATGGCACAACCGATGATTTCTCAACTGTCAGAAACCCACATTCAAGAAATGATTTTCttgataaaatttttagtCTTACTTATTCCGACATTTCTTTGTCGTCTTATCTTAGGAGCGGtttaaattttgatgaaatacTTCGATTATtgcaatatttaatacaaaaattgGACACTCAAGATTTTTGTCATGATGTTATACAGCAACCAACTGACAAACAATTATATGAATGGTCTAGTCTTTTGTTAGAGTCTCATTATCAACATTACGTGTTATCACGAGATCCAGAAGTTTCGATGCTACTTAATAAACTCAGTTATATTTTAGACGACCAT TTGCAAGTATTCAAGGATATGGAAAATATGAGGCCCATTTT